From the Flavobacteriales bacterium genome, one window contains:
- a CDS encoding 7-carboxy-7-deazaguanine synthase QueE, translated as MEHFYTIQGEGSNTGRAAYFIRLGGCDVGCVWCDVKESWDIEPHPKMTLDEILEEVLEFGAKLCVITGGEPALFNLEPLTALLRNNGIETAIETSGTRELTGKWDTVCFSPKKFKLPVESIYKQANELKVIVYHPSDLQWADEHAEKVNSNCLLYLQPEWSREEEMLPIIIDHVKRSPRWRISLQTHKYMNIP; from the coding sequence ATGGAACATTTTTACACCATTCAGGGTGAAGGATCCAATACAGGAAGAGCAGCCTATTTTATTCGCCTGGGTGGATGCGATGTGGGTTGTGTATGGTGCGATGTGAAAGAGAGTTGGGATATTGAACCGCATCCGAAAATGACGCTGGATGAAATTCTGGAAGAAGTGTTGGAATTTGGAGCTAAATTATGTGTCATCACCGGAGGTGAACCTGCTTTGTTTAATCTGGAACCACTTACGGCATTGCTCAGGAATAATGGCATAGAAACTGCAATAGAAACCTCAGGAACCAGGGAACTAACCGGAAAATGGGATACCGTTTGTTTCTCGCCTAAAAAATTTAAATTGCCTGTTGAATCTATTTATAAACAGGCCAACGAATTAAAAGTGATTGTTTATCACCCGAGTGACCTCCAATGGGCGGATGAGCATGCGGAAAAAGTGAATTCAAATTGCCTATTATACCTTCAACCGGAATGGAGCAGAGAAGAAGAAATGTTACCAATCATCATCGATCACGTTAAGAGATCACCACGGTGGCGTATTTCTCTTCAAACTCATAAATACATGAACATACCATGA
- a CDS encoding OmpA family protein → MNTIKNILSFTLFLFLMSCATAQPQREYSSSNKKAIKAYEAALTAYNTFDPRTGMPDLKGAESNLTKSIKSDPNFIEAYLLMSQVYQDWGKSKEAIDYLKKSIEINPNFFPNSFFFLARLEFNEGNYADAKVHAEKYLSFPRVPEDMKRAGQKIVSNSEFAMKLIANPVPFTPVNLGPGVNTDRPEYFPTITADDNTLLFTRLVVDPNAQQGGVQEDFFVSQKRGGQWSTARSISSRINTLYNEGAPSLASDGQTLIFTACEIFDSYGDYRDGFGSCDLFVTRRIGNEWTVPVNLGETINSANWESQPSFSADGKTLYFIRGTRSKDGRRTGDIWYATLNKSGEWNRPQRLSDVVNTDGNEASVLIHPDGQTLYFSSDGHPGMGNLDIFVSRKQPDGSWGKPENLGYPINTHAEENSLLVSSDGKVAFFASDRPGGFGDLDLYSFELPANVRPQFTTYFKGIVYDAKTKKPLEAKFELIDLRTGEVVVTSYSNEANGEFMVALATNRDYALNVNKRGYNFYSKNFNLTERKGESDPFLMDVPLVPLEMQEVVRLDNVFFDLDKSTLRPESKIELDKLYAFLMNNPKIKIQLNGHTDNRGDKAHNQKLSEDRAKAVVDYLIAKGIEPGRLSSKGFGDTKPIIADPKTEADHQMNRRTEYIILQ, encoded by the coding sequence ATGAACACGATAAAAAACATTTTAAGCTTTACGCTTTTTTTATTTTTAATGAGTTGCGCAACTGCTCAGCCTCAGCGTGAATACAGCTCGAGCAATAAAAAAGCAATCAAAGCTTATGAAGCAGCATTAACTGCCTATAACACGTTTGATCCCCGCACGGGAATGCCGGATTTAAAGGGTGCAGAATCTAACCTTACAAAATCCATTAAGAGCGATCCTAATTTTATTGAAGCTTATTTGCTGATGTCCCAGGTGTATCAGGACTGGGGCAAATCGAAAGAGGCGATTGACTATTTGAAAAAATCAATCGAAATCAATCCTAATTTTTTTCCCAACAGCTTTTTCTTTTTAGCGCGACTCGAATTCAATGAGGGAAATTATGCCGATGCAAAGGTGCATGCCGAAAAATATTTAAGTTTTCCCCGCGTACCGGAGGATATGAAAAGAGCGGGACAAAAAATTGTTTCTAATTCCGAATTTGCAATGAAACTCATTGCTAATCCAGTTCCCTTTACACCGGTAAATTTAGGTCCGGGCGTAAATACGGATCGTCCTGAATATTTTCCGACCATTACGGCAGATGATAATACGTTATTGTTTACACGTTTGGTTGTTGATCCGAACGCACAGCAAGGTGGAGTGCAGGAAGATTTTTTTGTGAGTCAGAAACGCGGTGGACAATGGTCCACTGCCCGAAGTATTTCTTCCCGGATTAATACTTTGTACAATGAGGGAGCTCCTTCATTAGCTTCTGATGGACAAACACTGATCTTTACCGCTTGCGAAATTTTTGATAGTTACGGTGATTACCGCGATGGATTTGGTTCTTGTGATTTATTTGTAACACGGAGAATTGGAAATGAATGGACCGTTCCTGTTAATTTAGGAGAGACCATTAATTCCGCCAATTGGGAATCGCAACCTTCTTTTTCTGCTGATGGAAAAACCTTGTATTTCATTCGGGGAACACGCAGTAAAGATGGAAGAAGAACCGGAGATATCTGGTATGCCACTTTAAATAAAAGCGGAGAATGGAATCGTCCGCAACGTTTGTCGGATGTGGTAAACACCGATGGCAATGAAGCCAGTGTATTAATTCACCCTGATGGACAAACCTTGTATTTCTCATCGGATGGTCACCCCGGAATGGGTAACCTGGATATTTTCGTAAGCAGAAAACAGCCGGATGGATCATGGGGTAAACCGGAAAATTTAGGTTATCCGATCAACACCCATGCTGAGGAAAATTCATTGTTGGTTTCGTCGGACGGTAAAGTTGCATTTTTTGCATCGGATCGTCCGGGAGGATTTGGTGATCTTGATTTGTATTCCTTCGAATTACCAGCCAATGTTCGTCCTCAGTTCACCACCTATTTCAAAGGCATTGTATACGATGCAAAAACTAAAAAACCTCTGGAAGCGAAATTTGAATTAATTGATTTGCGCACCGGTGAAGTAGTGGTTACCAGTTACAGCAATGAAGCCAATGGTGAATTTATGGTTGCACTGGCTACCAATCGCGATTATGCTTTAAATGTAAATAAGCGTGGATATAATTTCTACTCGAAAAACTTTAATCTCACAGAGCGAAAAGGGGAGTCGGATCCATTCCTGATGGATGTACCGCTGGTACCGCTGGAGATGCAGGAAGTGGTTCGTTTGGATAATGTGTTTTTCGATTTGGATAAATCAACCTTGCGTCCGGAATCTAAAATTGAGCTGGATAAACTCTATGCATTTTTGATGAATAATCCGAAAATAAAAATTCAGTTAAACGGACATACGGATAATCGTGGCGATAAAGCGCACAATCAAAAATTATCTGAAGACCGCGCAAAAGCTGTAGTGGATTATCTCATTGCTAAAGGCATTGAACCTGGACGATTAAGCTCGAAAGGTTTTGGAGATACAAAACCCATTATTGCGGATCCAAAAACCGAAGCGGATCATCAAATGAATCGTAGAACCGAATACATCATTCTACAATAA
- the truA gene encoding tRNA pseudouridine(38-40) synthase TruA, whose amino-acid sequence MPRYFLEIAYDGTPYHGWQIQPRVNTVQLEIENALTKLNSGNRIPTIGCGRTDTGVHARQFFLHFDIEKLPCDEEMFIFKLNRILPHSIGVYRLLEVNPKAHARFDANSRTYEYHIHYLKNPFLDNRSWNLWSPLDLDAMNIAAAHLLNHRDFAAFQKSGGNANTSICTVMKAEWVGDDERLMFTIKANRFLRNMVRAIVGTLVEVGKGRMSPDEFNAIIASLKRTEAGESVPADGLFLTNVTYPYLRDQLR is encoded by the coding sequence ATGCCGCGCTATTTTTTGGAGATTGCTTATGATGGAACACCTTATCATGGTTGGCAGATTCAACCGAGAGTGAATACTGTTCAGCTTGAAATTGAAAATGCATTAACAAAACTAAATTCAGGTAACCGTATTCCAACCATTGGTTGTGGCAGGACAGATACCGGAGTGCATGCCCGTCAGTTTTTCCTCCATTTCGATATAGAGAAATTACCCTGCGATGAGGAGATGTTTATTTTCAAGTTAAACCGAATTTTACCGCATTCCATTGGGGTATATCGTTTACTGGAAGTTAATCCGAAAGCGCATGCCCGTTTCGATGCGAATTCGCGCACGTATGAATATCATATTCATTATTTAAAAAATCCTTTTTTAGATAACAGAAGCTGGAATCTTTGGTCGCCCTTAGACCTGGATGCCATGAACATTGCTGCTGCCCATTTGTTAAACCATCGCGATTTCGCTGCTTTTCAAAAATCTGGCGGCAATGCGAACACTTCAATTTGTACAGTAATGAAAGCAGAATGGGTAGGCGATGATGAGCGTTTGATGTTTACCATTAAGGCTAATCGTTTTTTACGAAATATGGTTAGAGCCATTGTAGGAACGCTGGTAGAAGTGGGGAAGGGGAGAATGAGTCCGGATGAATTTAATGCCATTATCGCTTCATTAAAACGCACAGAAGCAGGGGAGTCGGTACCGGCAGATGGATTGTTTTTAACCAATGTAACTTATCCTTACCTTCGCGACCAATTACGATGA